The following proteins are encoded in a genomic region of Synechococcus sp. CBW1002:
- a CDS encoding ATP-binding protein — protein sequence MSASRARFLGGISPMAATGLFAFLAYVATGLLGQNLVFQGTTISPLWLAAGVALGLGLRCGTRLGAVAVGVFFGQFLVFAEGPQLKAWLLGGQVLGSEVPLALALLPAAGSLVGLLLALAYLHRWGIGSRIDRPLDYLNLAAAAAIQAAVAALAGATALALAGAIPWEIWPDVATTWARGDWLGGILVAPLFLARPDPRLRGARFKAGSWEKAMVLLSTVVVALVIFGGVSQSAARQLSGTYFCFLPLLWGALRCSSRVVALQVVLLALAATLPTLGGLGPFAGFATLNDRMLSLQAFLGVESLTAMLLGAIEQQKLRVEVERDRQAGQLLEAKERAEAGSRAKTEFLANMSHEIRTPLNGVLGAAQLLASSPLSADQRELLEAIQASGDGLLVLLNDLLDFSRIEAGQLALQAAPFEPRRLAAQVVDLYRPSLAAGVELRLENGPELPAWLLGDASRLRQVLSNLIGNAVKFTPAPGEIRVRQQGAAGAYRLEVIDTGIGIPAEHQARLFQPFQQGDASTGRRFGGTGLGLVISRRLVELLGGTITLESVAGQGQHHPAGAAAPARRRTAG from the coding sequence ATGAGCGCCTCCAGGGCCCGCTTCCTCGGGGGGATCAGTCCCATGGCCGCCACCGGTCTGTTCGCCTTTCTCGCCTATGTGGCTACCGGGCTGCTCGGTCAGAACCTGGTGTTTCAGGGCACCACGATCTCGCCCCTCTGGCTGGCGGCGGGGGTCGCCCTCGGTCTGGGGCTGCGCTGCGGCACCAGGCTCGGCGCCGTGGCTGTGGGGGTGTTCTTCGGCCAGTTCCTGGTGTTCGCCGAGGGCCCCCAGCTCAAGGCCTGGCTGCTGGGGGGCCAGGTGCTCGGCAGCGAGGTGCCGCTGGCGCTGGCCCTGCTGCCGGCCGCCGGCTCCCTGGTGGGTCTGCTGCTGGCGCTGGCCTATCTGCACCGTTGGGGGATCGGCAGCCGCATCGATCGTCCCCTCGACTATCTGAACCTGGCGGCAGCGGCGGCGATCCAGGCTGCGGTGGCGGCCCTGGCGGGGGCCACGGCCCTGGCCCTGGCAGGGGCAATCCCCTGGGAGATCTGGCCGGATGTGGCCACCACCTGGGCCCGGGGCGACTGGCTCGGCGGGATTCTGGTCGCACCGTTGTTCCTGGCCCGCCCCGATCCGCGCCTGCGGGGCGCCCGCTTCAAGGCCGGCTCCTGGGAAAAGGCGATGGTGCTGCTGAGCACCGTGGTGGTGGCCCTGGTCATCTTCGGCGGGGTGTCGCAGTCGGCGGCGCGGCAGCTGAGTGGCACCTACTTCTGCTTTCTTCCCCTGCTCTGGGGGGCCCTGCGCTGCTCCTCCCGGGTGGTGGCGCTGCAGGTGGTGCTGTTGGCCCTGGCGGCCACCCTGCCCACCCTGGGCGGCCTCGGCCCCTTCGCCGGTTTCGCCACCCTCAATGACCGGATGCTTTCGCTGCAGGCCTTCCTGGGGGTGGAATCGCTCACGGCGATGCTGCTCGGGGCGATCGAGCAGCAGAAGCTGCGGGTGGAGGTGGAGCGCGACCGGCAGGCCGGCCAACTGCTTGAGGCGAAGGAACGGGCCGAGGCGGGCTCCCGTGCCAAGACCGAGTTTCTGGCCAATATGAGTCACGAGATCCGCACCCCGCTCAACGGGGTGCTCGGTGCAGCCCAGCTGCTCGCCTCCTCGCCGCTCTCGGCTGATCAGCGGGAGCTGCTGGAGGCGATCCAGGCCAGTGGCGATGGGCTGCTGGTGCTGCTCAACGATCTGCTCGACTTCTCCCGCATCGAGGCGGGCCAGCTGGCGTTGCAGGCGGCTCCCTTCGAGCCGCGGCGCCTGGCCGCCCAGGTGGTGGATCTGTATCGGCCCAGCCTGGCGGCGGGGGTGGAGCTGCGGCTGGAGAACGGCCCCGAACTGCCGGCCTGGCTGCTGGGTGATGCGTCCCGCCTGCGGCAGGTGCTCTCCAACCTTATCGGCAACGCCGTCAAGTTCACCCCTGCCCCTGGGGAGATCCGGGTGCGGCAGCAGGGCGCAGCTGGGGCCTACCGGCTCGAGGTGATCGACACCGGCATCGGCATCCCGGCCGAGCACCAGGCGCGCCTGTTCCAGCCGTTTCAGCAGGGTGATGCGTCCACCGGGCGCCGCTTTGGTGGCACGGGCCTGGGGCTGGTGATCAGCCGGCGCCTGGTGGAGCTGCTGGGCGGCACGATCACGCTCGAGAGCGTCGCGGGGCAGGGGCAGCACCACCCTGCGGGTGCTGCTGCCCCTGCCCGCCGCCGAACCGCCGGCTGA